Genomic DNA from Halomonas sp. BDJS001:
CGTTATTGGGCTGCCGATTGCCTTTGGTTTAGGCGTGGCAGCGTTGGTGATGGCGGTACTTTCTGATATTCCACTGTCGATCATGATCGAACAGTCTATTCGTGGGGTTAACAGTTTTCCGTTGCTGGCAATCCCATTCTTTATTTTAGTCGGCGAGGTGATGAGTAACGGCGGTATCGCGCGTCGCTTGATGGAACTGGCGGGCGCCTTGGTCGGCTTTATGCGCGGCGGTTTAGGGCAAGTGGCCATTACCGGTTCGATGTTTTTTGGGGGTATCAGTGGGTCAGCGGTAGCCGATACCGCTGCCACTGGCGCGATGATGATTCCTTCCATGAAAGAGCAGGGTTACACCGCCGCCAATGCCACCGCGATTAATACCGTCTCGTCGGTGATTGGGATCATTATTCCGCCTTCAATTCCGCTGATTCTGTACGGTATTGTCACCGAAACCTCCATTAGCCGCCTGTTTATCGCCGGTATTATCCCCGGCCTGTTGATTGGCTTTGCGCTAATGGTGACCACCTATCTGCTTGCTAAAAAGGATGGGGGTGGCGTGCAGCAGTTCCGCTGGGATCGCCTCTGGAATGCCTTTAAAGCTGCCTGGTTGGCGCTCGTGCTTCCGGTGATTGTGATTGGCGGTATTATTTTTGGCGTGTTTACGGCTACCGAAGCGGCCGTGGCGGCCCTGCTATACTCGTTGGCGATTTCGCTGATCGTTTACCGGGAGTTTAAGCTTAAAGAGCTTGTCGGTATGCTGATCCGTACGGCTCGTCTGACCGGTATGGTCATGATGTTGCTGGCGTTCGCGACGGTGATCGCTTGGTTCCTGACCATCAATATGGTGCCTCAAACCTTGGTCAGCCAGGTGCAGGCAATTACCCAAGATCCGTTTATGCTGCTGCTGATTGTGGCTTTCTTGCTCTTGTTGGTGGGGTTTGTGATGGACTTAACCCCGGCGATGGTGATTATGGCGCCTATGCTGGCCCCTATTGTCACCTCTGTGGGCGTTGATGCGGCTTACTTCGGCGTACTGATGGCGTTTGTATTAGGCATCGGGCTGTTAACCCCGCCGGTGGGCACCTGCCTCTATGTAGGCTGCGGTGTGGGTAAAGTCTCGATGGAGTCGTTGGTGAAAGCCATGCTGCCTTACTATGCGGCGCTCCTCGTGGTGTTGGTGGTACTGATCGCCTTCCCCGGAATCGTTACCTGGCTGCCTGACCTCACCGCTGTACGCGGCAATTAAACAACAGGAGAGCCTCTGTGAAGAACCTCTCACAGCGTATTTTAGTGATGGGCGTGTCCGGTTGTGGGAAGTCACATATTGGCCAGCAGTTGGCGGAGACTCTAAGCTCGACCTTTATTGACGGTGACGATTATCACTCCCCAGCCAACGTGGCTAAAATGGCCAGTGGTACGCCGCTCAACGATGATGACCGGAGCGAGTGGCTGGATACCTTGGCGGCACTGTTTGCCGAGTATCGGGCAAGGGATGAGTCGCTGGTACTTGCCTGTTCCGGATTGAAAAAACGTTATCGTGACCGGCTAAGGCAAGGGGATCCCGCGCTGCAGATCCTCTATTTGGAGGGGAGCCGGGAGCTACTGCTTGAGCGGCTTGAAACCCGGGCAGGGCACTTCTTTAAAGGCG
This window encodes:
- a CDS encoding TRAP transporter large permease, coding for MLWIFLAILLASIVIGLPIAFGLGVAALVMAVLSDIPLSIMIEQSIRGVNSFPLLAIPFFILVGEVMSNGGIARRLMELAGALVGFMRGGLGQVAITGSMFFGGISGSAVADTAATGAMMIPSMKEQGYTAANATAINTVSSVIGIIIPPSIPLILYGIVTETSISRLFIAGIIPGLLIGFALMVTTYLLAKKDGGGVQQFRWDRLWNAFKAAWLALVLPVIVIGGIIFGVFTATEAAVAALLYSLAISLIVYREFKLKELVGMLIRTARLTGMVMMLLAFATVIAWFLTINMVPQTLVSQVQAITQDPFMLLLIVAFLLLLVGFVMDLTPAMVIMAPMLAPIVTSVGVDAAYFGVLMAFVLGIGLLTPPVGTCLYVGCGVGKVSMESLVKAMLPYYAALLVVLVVLIAFPGIVTWLPDLTAVRGN
- a CDS encoding gluconokinase — translated: MKNLSQRILVMGVSGCGKSHIGQQLAETLSSTFIDGDDYHSPANVAKMASGTPLNDDDRSEWLDTLAALFAEYRARDESLVLACSGLKKRYRDRLRQGDPALQILYLEGSRELLLERLETRAGHFFKGDTMLASQLADLEPPSEEEAFNASITLSPQVIVAQFAATLPEPSRSPR